DNA sequence from the Fibrobacter sp. genome:
TTCTCCATAATCTCGAAGGGAATGCTGTCGGCGATTCCACCATCCAATAGTTTTTTACCGTCTACTTCTACAATGTGGCTCATCAGCGGGAGCGATGCCGAGGCGCGAATGGCGTTCATATCATGGGCATCGCGGTAGTCCATCACCCGCAGGTATTCCGCACCGCCTGTTTCCAGGTTGGAACTGCAGGCGTAAAATTCCGTCGTCTTGCAGGCCTCGGCGAATTTTTCCATGTCAAAAGGCTCTATCTCGTAGGGGATTTGCCTGTAGCAATAATCCACCTCGAAAAATTCGCCGGTACGAATCAGGTTTCCCCAGCCCATATATTTACTGGACTTGGAATGCACCGTATCGATACGGAAATTTCGGCCAATCTGTTCCGACAAGAAACTGCACAGGTGGGTCACGCCGGCAGAAGTTCCGCAGGCACCGCCAAAGCGTAGTCCCAGCTCGTTGAACACGTCCAGAATACCGCCCGTGTAGGCGCCGCGCATGCCACCGCCTTCCACAACCACTGCCACTTTCTTGTACATCATGGGTTACAATCTAGAAATACTTTCGAGCCAATGGTAATCCTTCGGGTGGCTCACGAACCTTTCGGGGTGCTTGCGCTTCAGTTCCAGAAACTCCGGCACCGTCATCCACACGAAATCATCCACCTCGCCAGGCTGCGGCACCAGATGGCCGGCCTCTTCGTCGGTAAGCGTTATTTTGTATGTATCGTAATATTCATTGTCAAAATAAGTGCCGTCGTTCAAGACACTTTCGTGGGTCGCTTCAAAGAGGTATTCCAAATCACCTGAATTTTTATGGACCCCTAATTCCTCTTTCAGTTCTCGGACGGCGGCGTTCCGGCTGGTGTCGCCAGCAGAGATGTGGCCCGCGCAGCTAGTATCCAGAAGGTTCGGGTTATTCTCTTTCAAATGACTGCGAAGCTGGAAAAGTACACGGCCCGTCCCGTCAAAGGCCCAGATGTGAACCGTGCGGTGCCAAAGCCCTTTGGCATGAACCTCTGTGCGCCCGCAAGAATACCCTGCCGGGCTTCCGTCAGGGTTCAGGATGTCGATTTGTTCTTCCATAGAGGGAAATATAAAAAGGGGATGCCCGCCTGCGCGGGCATGACAATAAAAGGTGCGGGTTTGACTAACCTACGTCATGGCGGCCTTGAGCCGCCATCTAGATCACCTTACTTCCCGTAAATCGCCTGGAGGGCGCCTGCCAAAAATGCCAAAGGAGCATTCCAGTTGATGGCCACCTCGTTGGTAGCATAGCTGCAGCGGTCATCCAAATAAGCCAGGGCCGGCTTGTCGGCTGCGGCGTAGTTCGGACATTTCCAATGGTCCGTGCCATTCAGGTTAATATCCTGCTTGCCCAGGTGAGGCCCGCCCACCAACATGCCGGGCACCGGGTCATCTACAAAGTCCGCTTCGCTGGGGCGATGGTGCGGATTGCGGGGGCTGCGGAATCCAAATCCGGTCACATAAGTGATGTCCATGGGATTCTTGCCCAGCAGATAATCCAGGCACTGTTGCGCGCCGTCCAGATAACTCTTGTCGTTAGTCAAGAGGTGTGCCTGCAAAAGCACAATGCCGTTGTTCGCCACGGCGCTGTTGCTGCCCCAGTTCCAGTTCCAGGGGTGCATGGGGAGCCTGTAGGCGCTAGTATCGCCGATAGAACGCAGGCTGTTCGCCTCGTCCAGCAAAATCTTCTTTGCCACCCCGGCAAGGCTATCGCCGAACACCTTAGGAGCATTTGCCACGCGGAAAACTGCAAGCATGTTCAGGTCACCCCACCATGCCCCATTCTGGGTGAAGGGATTAGCCTTCAAGTCTTCTAGGTAGGCAGCCGTGGCCTTGTCCGTTGTCGGGTTTGCCCCGGATGCCACCTTCGCATTGAAAAGTTCGGCAGCCGCAAAACGGAATTCGTCCTTGCCGTCTTCGTTACCGGGGGCGTAACTGCCCGTGTTCACGTCGGCGGGCTGCTTGTAGAACATTTCCGGATTCTTCTTCGCCCAGGCATAGGCAGCCTCCGCTGCCTTCAGCAACTTGGAACTGTAGGCCTTGTCAAAGGAGGCATACACCACGCTGGCCTGGGCCATCACGCCTGCAAAGTCCAGCGCAGCTGTAACACTTTTTAAAATGGCGTAACGGGGGGCGGTATCCTTTTCGGGCATTACGCTGCCGCAGAACTTGAGGGTAGAGACCTTGTGGAAAACACCGCCGTCCTTGTCTTGCATAGTGAGCATCCAGTCCAGATTATAACGGACCTCTTCCAAAAGCAGAGGGAGCTTCGGGAATTCCCTCGGCACATCCCAGCTCAGCGTACCGGCAAACTTCGGGAACTTTTCGTACAGGTCCAGCAGAGTCCATACCGTAATGCCGGAATTCACGATGTACTTGCCGTAATCGCCGGCGTCGTACCAACCGCGGGGGGATTTGATGGTCTTGCCTGCGCCCTTGCCGCCTGTGGCCTTGTCGGTACCGTAAACGATAACCTTGTCGTCCATGTGGCCTGCCGCACGGACCCACTTGTCGGCATAAGGAGCCACCAGGGGCATGCTGGCCCGCTGGTAATAGAACCACTTAAGTGCAGCCTTTGTCACCCCTTCGTAAACATTCTTGCCTACGGTGATGGGGTTTCCCAGGTACTCGCCGTTACGGAACAGGCGGTAAGTACCGGGAGTCTTTACCGCAGAAATGTCGTACACTTGGGTCTCTTCGCCGCTATATTCCCACTCGAGCACGTAGGGGGCTGCGAGTTTCAATACAGTCTTCCCGTTCAAATCCCGGACTTCAAGCCCGTTGGCGTCGTTACCGGGAATCACCACCTGTTTTTCGGCTTCGGGAGCATAGCCCAGCTGATTCATCAAGGGGCCTGCGAAGGCCGTGACAGAACAAAGGAAAACAACTACGGCAGACAATGTCGCCGTACTTACGCTAGAAAGTAAACTTTTGCGGGTATTCATGGCCAGAATATACCTTTAATTTGCGGGTTCGGGAGAAAAAACCGCGTTTTTTCCGTTTTCAGCGCGAACCATTGAACACTATTTCCCATACAAAAGAAAAACCGCAGCTTTGGACTGCGGCTTTTTTAGAGGAGATCCCCGTGATTCTATCCCCTATCGCTATGCTCCAGGGTTCCAGAATGACAACGGGGATGACAAATGCGGAGCAGGGCTTTTCACCCCAAACCACTGTTTACTTCTTAGAGCGATGGCTGTTCTTGATCCATTCGGTCTTGTGGACTTCGGGGATATCGTCCAGCAGGCGGAGCGTATGCGGCTCAGTGGTGTTGTCCAGCACTTCTGCCGGAGTACCCTGGTTCACAATCTTTCCGTCGTGCATGATGAAGATTCGGTCAGACACGTAGTTGGCAAGGCCGATATCGTGGGTCACGAACACCACGGTCATCTTCAGCTCGTCTTTCAACTTGCGGAGATAATCCAAGATGTTGGCGCGCACGCAGGCGTCCACCATGGAGGTGGCTTCGTCGGCAATCAGTACCTTCGGGCGGAGCGCGAAGATACGGGCCAAGAGCATACGCTGCATCTGACCACCCGAAAGTTCGAAGGGATACTTGCCTTCAATATCGGAGGGCTTCACGTTCACAGCCATCAGGCCTTCGTCCACACGGCGGCGGACTTCTTCCTTGGAGGGCTTGTTCTTGAGCACGTTCAGGGCGTCTTCCAGCTGGCTACGGATAGTAAAGAACTGGTTGAAGCATCCGAACGGGTCCTGGAACACGAACTGAACCTCGTTCCAGTGGTCCTTCAGGTTCTTGATCTTGTGATCCCTGTAGAGGAACTGGCCGCGGGTGGGTTCGTAGAGGCCGAGCATGATTTTTGCCAGCACGGACTTGCCGCAACCGGAGCCACCCACGATGGAGATGAATTCTTCGTCATAGATGTCGAAGGAAACATCCTTCACGGCGGTCTTCAGGGTCTTGCCCGCGCCAAAGTCCTTGCTAATGCGCTTGGCAGAAAATACAACAGGCTTATCACTCAGCATAATCGCACCTCACATCACGACCACCGACAACGCGGAGGTTCTGGGTATTCTTCTTGCAGTCGGGGCATGCCTTTTTGCAACGGTCGGCAAAGCGGCAACCCGTAATCTTGTTACGCAGGCTCGGAGGTGCGCCTTCGATTGCCACCGGGTGGCGGTGACGCTGGCTGGCCTCGGTACTGAGCATGGCACCCATAAGAGCCTGGGTGTAGGGGTGACGAGGATCCTTCACCACCTGTTCTGCAGTGCCCTTTTCCACGAATTCGCCCGCGTACATGATGGCGATATTGTCGGCCACGTGGTACAGCAGCGGAAGTTCGTGGGTAATGAAAATCATGGTGCTGAAGATGCCCTTGTCCAGAAGGTCAAAGATCAACTTGATCACTTCTTTCTGGGTAGAAACGTCCAAAGCAGAGGTGGGTTCGTCGGCAATCACCATCTGGGGGTTCAAAAGCGTAGAGATACCGATCACGGAACGCTGGCGTTCACCGGCGGTAAGCTGGATGGGGTAAGAATCCAGCACGCGCTTGGTGTCCATGCCAAACAGGTCGAAGCGCTCGCAAAGGCGGTCATAGACTTCCTTCTTGTCCAGGTGCTTGCCGGGCTGCTGGTGGGCGCCAATCACGTCGGCGGCGATATCCTTGATTTTGCGGACCGGGTTCAGGGCGTTAAAAGCGCCCTGGGGAATCATGGAAACCTTCTGGGCAAGCACGTTCTTGCGAACATCCTCGATAGAGCGGTTCATCAAAGATTCCATCTTGTCGCCGCTCTTTACGCGCACGTCACCGTCGCCTTCGGGATAGAGAGGCGGGATGCACATGCCCATAAGGCCAGACACCAAGGTGGATTTACCACAACCGGATTCACCGGCGATACCCAGGATTTCACCCTGCTTCATGGAGAAGCTCACATTGGTCACCGCGTGGGTCTTGTCGCCAAAGCGGCCCAGGTAGTAGAGGCTCAGGTTTTCGACTTCAAATACATTTTCAGACATTTTCTAAACCTCCTACTTGCGAAGACGCGGGTTAAAGACGCCTTCCATGGAAGTATTGATCAGGAACAGCGCGAACACCGTCAGGGTAATGATGATGGTGGCGGGCAAGAAGGCGATCCAGATGCCGTCGGAAAGGGCACCGTTGTCCTTCGCCTGGTTCAAGATGATACCCAGAGAAGTGGAATCCAGAGGACCAAGGCCGATCATGGAGATGGAGGCTTCGGAAAGGATACCGGAGGACACCTGCATGATGAACACCATGAACACGTAAGAAAGCAGGTACGGAAGCACGTGCTTGATAACGATCGTGAGCGTAGACGCACCGTTGATCTTTGCAAGGGAGATATGGTCACGGCTGCGCAGCGAAGAAGCCTGGGCACGCACCGCACGGGCAGACCAGCTCCAAGCCGTAAGGCCGATGATAAGACCAATCAGCGTCAAAGAACGACCGTCCTTAACAGCAGAGCTGATAAGCACGAGAATCACGAACTGCGGAATCACGATGAAGATGTTGGTGAGCATGTTCAACACTTCGTCAATCCATCCGCCGCGGAAACCGCCAAAGAGGCCGATAAGCACACCGATGGTGGTGGCGATGATGCCCGCCACCAGGCCCA
Encoded proteins:
- a CDS encoding patatin family protein; amino-acid sequence: MMYKKVAVVVEGGGMRGAYTGGILDVFNELGLRFGGACGTSAGVTHLCSFLSEQIGRNFRIDTVHSKSSKYMGWGNLIRTGEFFEVDYCYRQIPYEIEPFDMEKFAEACKTTEFYACSSNLETGGAEYLRVMDYRDAHDMNAIRASASLPLMSHIVEVDGKKLLDGGIADSIPFEIMEKKGFEKIVILLTQPEGFRKKPNSMIPLFKLLYRKYPKFIEAAANRHERYNACLDLIAEKEKEGSVFVFRPSEAMHISRLEKDKSKLVELYNLGRKDVNARLDALLNFLEK
- a CDS encoding NUDIX domain-containing protein, whose translation is MEEQIDILNPDGSPAGYSCGRTEVHAKGLWHRTVHIWAFDGTGRVLFQLRSHLKENNPNLLDTSCAGHISAGDTSRNAAVRELKEELGVHKNSGDLEYLFEATHESVLNDGTYFDNEYYDTYKITLTDEEAGHLVPQPGEVDDFVWMTVPEFLELKRKHPERFVSHPKDYHWLESISRL
- a CDS encoding glycoside hydrolase family 9 protein produces the protein MNTRKSLLSSVSTATLSAVVVFLCSVTAFAGPLMNQLGYAPEAEKQVVIPGNDANGLEVRDLNGKTVLKLAAPYVLEWEYSGEETQVYDISAVKTPGTYRLFRNGEYLGNPITVGKNVYEGVTKAALKWFYYQRASMPLVAPYADKWVRAAGHMDDKVIVYGTDKATGGKGAGKTIKSPRGWYDAGDYGKYIVNSGITVWTLLDLYEKFPKFAGTLSWDVPREFPKLPLLLEEVRYNLDWMLTMQDKDGGVFHKVSTLKFCGSVMPEKDTAPRYAILKSVTAALDFAGVMAQASVVYASFDKAYSSKLLKAAEAAYAWAKKNPEMFYKQPADVNTGSYAPGNEDGKDEFRFAAAELFNAKVASGANPTTDKATAAYLEDLKANPFTQNGAWWGDLNMLAVFRVANAPKVFGDSLAGVAKKILLDEANSLRSIGDTSAYRLPMHPWNWNWGSNSAVANNGIVLLQAHLLTNDKSYLDGAQQCLDYLLGKNPMDITYVTGFGFRSPRNPHHRPSEADFVDDPVPGMLVGGPHLGKQDINLNGTDHWKCPNYAAADKPALAYLDDRCSYATNEVAINWNAPLAFLAGALQAIYGK
- a CDS encoding ABC transporter ATP-binding protein; its protein translation is MLSDKPVVFSAKRISKDFGAGKTLKTAVKDVSFDIYDEEFISIVGGSGCGKSVLAKIMLGLYEPTRGQFLYRDHKIKNLKDHWNEVQFVFQDPFGCFNQFFTIRSQLEDALNVLKNKPSKEEVRRRVDEGLMAVNVKPSDIEGKYPFELSGGQMQRMLLARIFALRPKVLIADEATSMVDACVRANILDYLRKLKDELKMTVVFVTHDIGLANYVSDRIFIMHDGKIVNQGTPAEVLDNTTEPHTLRLLDDIPEVHKTEWIKNSHRSKK
- a CDS encoding ABC transporter ATP-binding protein, with amino-acid sequence MSENVFEVENLSLYYLGRFGDKTHAVTNVSFSMKQGEILGIAGESGCGKSTLVSGLMGMCIPPLYPEGDGDVRVKSGDKMESLMNRSIEDVRKNVLAQKVSMIPQGAFNALNPVRKIKDIAADVIGAHQQPGKHLDKKEVYDRLCERFDLFGMDTKRVLDSYPIQLTAGERQRSVIGISTLLNPQMVIADEPTSALDVSTQKEVIKLIFDLLDKGIFSTMIFITHELPLLYHVADNIAIMYAGEFVEKGTAEQVVKDPRHPYTQALMGAMLSTEASQRHRHPVAIEGAPPSLRNKITGCRFADRCKKACPDCKKNTQNLRVVGGRDVRCDYAE
- a CDS encoding ABC transporter permease; protein product: MGKLLRNLLKSPMFVIGISIFIITLLIALFGPMFYHVDINARDIVAGPYAGSSGDHLLGTDHLGRDYVSLLIEGLRSSLYVGLVAGIIATTIGVLIGLFGGFRGGWIDEVLNMLTNIFIVIPQFVILVLISSAVKDGRSLTLIGLIIGLTAWSWSARAVRAQASSLRSRDHISLAKINGASTLTIVIKHVLPYLLSYVFMVFIMQVSSGILSEASISMIGLGPLDSTSLGIILNQAKDNGALSDGIWIAFLPATIIITLTVFALFLINTSMEGVFNPRLRK